In Curtobacterium sp. MCPF17_002, one genomic interval encodes:
- the rfbC gene encoding dTDP-4-dehydrorhamnose 3,5-epimerase: MQIRELKIPGAWEFTPVQHGDARGAFLEAYRADVLEQTVGHPLDLRQVNMSISAAGVARGIHYALVAPSQAKYVTAVRGAFIDYIIDIRVGSPTFGQWDSVRIDDVDRKAVYLSEGLGHAIVALEDQSTVNYLVSAHYDPEREKGITILDPTVGLTLPDGLGEPVLSEKDTTAPTLEEAAAQGLLPTYEECVAYTESLRTNK; the protein is encoded by the coding sequence GTGCAGATCCGCGAACTGAAGATCCCCGGCGCGTGGGAGTTCACGCCCGTCCAGCACGGCGACGCACGAGGAGCATTCCTCGAGGCGTACCGGGCCGACGTCCTCGAGCAGACCGTCGGTCACCCGCTTGACCTCCGTCAGGTGAACATGTCGATCTCCGCGGCCGGTGTCGCCCGGGGCATCCACTACGCCCTCGTCGCGCCGAGCCAGGCCAAGTACGTGACCGCCGTCCGTGGCGCGTTCATCGACTACATCATCGACATCCGCGTCGGCTCGCCGACGTTCGGGCAGTGGGACTCGGTCCGGATCGACGACGTCGACCGCAAGGCCGTCTACCTGTCCGAGGGTCTCGGCCACGCGATCGTCGCGCTCGAGGACCAGTCGACCGTGAACTACCTCGTGAGCGCCCACTACGACCCGGAGCGCGAGAAGGGGATCACCATCCTCGACCCGACCGTGGGGCTCACCCTGCCGGACGGACTCGGCGAGCCCGTCCTCTCCGAGAAGGACACCACCGCGCCGACGCTCGAGGAAGCCGCCGCACAGGGGCTGCTGCCGACGTACGAGGAGTGCGTCGCCTACACCGAGTCCCTCCGCACGAACAAGTAA
- a CDS encoding glycosyltransferase family 2 protein yields MKLFVQIPCLNEENTLASVIDSIPRQIDGIDEIEILVINDGSTDRTVEVAKEHGVKHFVHHTTNMGLARSFRDGVDYALLHGADIVVNTDGDNQYPQSQITELVQPILRKEAEIVIGDRQTRTIEHFSGFKKLMQRFGSWVASRAAGLDLPDAASGFRAYSKYSLIRLNIVTRFSYCMETIVQAGYKRLAIASIPITTNPKTRESRLFKNIWQHMFQSGSAIARVYLMYRPMALFLWVAAVLGVLGLWPLVRYLVLLAMQTGGNHLQSIILGVVLLITAVLAIVIGVVADLTRLNRTLAEEQLDLQKLQRYGD; encoded by the coding sequence GTGAAGCTATTCGTCCAGATCCCCTGCCTCAACGAGGAGAACACCCTCGCCAGCGTCATCGACTCGATCCCGCGCCAGATCGACGGCATCGACGAGATCGAGATCCTGGTGATCAACGACGGCAGCACCGACCGCACGGTCGAGGTCGCCAAGGAGCACGGCGTCAAGCACTTCGTGCACCACACCACGAACATGGGGCTCGCGCGTTCGTTCCGGGACGGCGTCGACTACGCGCTGCTGCACGGCGCCGACATCGTCGTGAACACCGACGGTGACAACCAGTACCCGCAGTCGCAGATCACCGAGCTCGTCCAGCCGATCCTCCGCAAGGAAGCGGAGATCGTCATCGGCGACCGGCAGACCCGGACGATCGAGCACTTCTCCGGCTTCAAGAAGCTCATGCAGCGCTTCGGCTCCTGGGTCGCGTCCCGTGCCGCCGGGCTCGACCTGCCCGACGCCGCGAGCGGGTTCCGCGCCTACTCGAAGTACTCGCTCATCCGGCTCAACATCGTCACGCGCTTCAGCTACTGCATGGAGACCATCGTGCAGGCCGGCTACAAGCGGCTCGCGATCGCGTCGATCCCGATCACGACCAACCCGAAGACCCGCGAGTCCCGGCTGTTCAAGAACATCTGGCAGCACATGTTCCAGTCCGGCTCGGCGATCGCCCGGGTGTACCTCATGTACCGGCCGATGGCGCTGTTCCTCTGGGTCGCGGCCGTCCTCGGTGTCCTGGGCCTCTGGCCGCTCGTCCGCTACCTCGTGCTCCTCGCGATGCAGACCGGCGGCAACCACCTGCAGTCGATCATCCTCGGGGTGGTCCTCCTCATCACGGCGGTGCTCGCGATCGTGATCGGCGTCGTCGCGGACCTGACCCGGTTGAACCGCACCCTCGCCGAGGAGCAGCTCGACCTGCAGAAGCTGCAGCGGTATGGCGACTGA